The Anaerobaca lacustris genome contains a region encoding:
- a CDS encoding response regulator transcription factor: MSPPHETSKGDDRRSDRADPDALQVLLDGRQWSYVRRRYELTPREVQIAEMVCRGFRNDRIARDLKIRPGTVKTHVRNIYRKVKVKSKIAMLLRFVTEANGQSAPRGQLRGVQSIE, translated from the coding sequence ATGTCCCCTCCACACGAGACGAGCAAGGGCGACGATCGACGGTCCGATCGGGCGGATCCCGACGCATTGCAGGTGCTGCTGGACGGCAGGCAATGGTCGTATGTGCGGCGCCGGTACGAGTTGACGCCCAGGGAGGTGCAGATTGCCGAGATGGTGTGCCGGGGATTCCGAAACGACCGGATCGCCCGCGACTTGAAGATCCGCCCCGGGACCGTCAAGACGCACGTCAGGAACATCTACCGCAAGGTGAAGGTCAAGAGCAAGATCGCCATGCTCCTGCGGTTTGTCACGGAGGCAAACGGTCAGTCGGCGCCCCGCGGACAGCTCCGGGGCGTTCAGTCGATCGAGTGA
- a CDS encoding sugar transferase has protein sequence MRLTVIRDETNGVSPPDAGVLRSALSMRPLSDVILSGAIHLCDGTDGSGGFFALAGASTPGEMVWDLPASWPCDPISDLAPGPVRITRNGSGVEPLGNIRLHPWVIISDGRFVARVSDRLSVLFAETSADAMAVTADPGLLAYRERIRLTEKGELVGYRRLYRDSIEPMPMPADWPHHFVIRSERFEAVLGDGLPRGFDEMVQRCRSCGMKVEAVSVAGLAIDLASPEGLLMLSDAVLTHCPPQAAVLEASLGRQVYVCGGDRKVSDRARFVGPVLLGSGVCVEPDAVVVGPTVLCDGCTVRRGALVDSSILGTQAVVQSDDRLDRSVVMGANGEPSAPRVYSSRTVRPWAKPAWSQRHSAFRTWPRFSYPGCFKRMADVLIAIFVLVLFAPIAPFIALAIKINSPGPVFYRDRRQGLHGRLFGCVKFRTMRVGAAEIQDKLRFVSEVDGPQFKMADDPRISTVGHFLRETYLDEIPQFFNVLCGQMSVVGPRPSPETENTLCPSWRDARLSVRPGITGLWQVFRTREPFKDFQEWIYYDTKYVQELSPRMDLWVCWCTFRKMVGNFIRQF, from the coding sequence ATGAGGCTGACGGTAATCCGAGACGAGACCAATGGCGTATCGCCGCCCGATGCGGGCGTGCTTCGGTCTGCATTGTCCATGCGCCCGCTGTCGGACGTGATCCTGAGCGGGGCGATTCACCTGTGCGACGGGACGGATGGGAGCGGCGGTTTCTTTGCACTGGCAGGGGCCAGCACGCCGGGCGAGATGGTCTGGGACCTTCCCGCATCGTGGCCGTGCGATCCGATCTCCGATCTCGCACCGGGGCCCGTCCGCATCACCAGGAACGGGTCCGGCGTCGAGCCGTTGGGCAACATCCGCCTGCATCCGTGGGTCATCATCTCCGACGGACGTTTTGTGGCCCGCGTCAGCGACCGTCTCTCGGTGCTGTTTGCCGAAACGTCGGCCGATGCGATGGCCGTCACGGCCGACCCTGGATTGCTGGCCTATCGCGAGCGCATTCGCCTGACCGAAAAAGGGGAGCTTGTCGGGTACCGGCGGCTCTACCGGGACTCCATCGAACCGATGCCCATGCCGGCCGACTGGCCTCATCATTTCGTCATTCGGTCGGAGCGTTTCGAGGCTGTCCTGGGGGACGGCCTGCCCCGCGGGTTCGATGAAATGGTCCAGCGGTGTCGATCGTGCGGCATGAAGGTGGAGGCTGTTTCCGTCGCCGGCCTGGCGATCGATCTGGCGTCGCCGGAAGGGCTCCTGATGCTTTCCGATGCGGTGCTGACGCATTGTCCGCCCCAGGCAGCGGTCCTGGAGGCGTCGCTCGGCCGGCAGGTGTACGTCTGCGGTGGGGACCGGAAGGTCTCCGACCGTGCGCGATTCGTCGGTCCTGTGCTGCTCGGAAGCGGCGTATGCGTCGAGCCCGACGCCGTGGTGGTCGGCCCGACGGTTCTGTGCGACGGTTGCACGGTGCGGCGAGGCGCCCTGGTCGATTCATCGATTCTGGGGACGCAAGCCGTGGTCCAGTCCGATGACCGGCTCGATCGCTCTGTCGTCATGGGGGCCAACGGCGAACCCTCTGCTCCACGCGTCTATTCTTCGCGAACGGTCCGGCCATGGGCCAAACCGGCCTGGTCGCAACGGCACAGCGCGTTCCGGACGTGGCCGCGATTCTCGTACCCGGGCTGCTTCAAGCGAATGGCGGACGTCCTCATCGCGATTTTCGTTCTGGTCCTGTTTGCGCCCATCGCGCCGTTCATCGCCCTGGCCATCAAGATCAACTCGCCGGGCCCGGTGTTCTACCGCGACAGGCGTCAAGGGCTTCACGGACGCCTGTTCGGTTGCGTCAAGTTCCGGACCATGCGCGTCGGGGCGGCCGAGATTCAGGACAAGCTGCGCTTCGTCAGCGAAGTGGACGGGCCCCAGTTCAAGATGGCCGACGATCCGCGAATCAGCACGGTCGGCCACTTCCTGAGGGAAACGTACCTCGATGAGATTCCGCAGTTCTTCAACGTCCTGTGCGGGCAGATGAGTGTCGTCGGACCCAGGCCGTCTCCGGAGACGGAAAACACCCTGTGTCCTTCCTGGCGCGACGCCAGGCTCTCGGTGCGTCCCGGCATTACGGGACTCTGGCAGGTCTTTCGGACGCGCGAGCCCTTCAAAGATTTCCAGGAATGGATTTACTACGACACCAAATACGTGCAGGAACTCTCGCCGCGAATGGATTTGTGGGTGTGCTGGTGCACCTTCCGCAAGATGGTGGGCAACTTCATCCGTCAGTTCTGA
- a CDS encoding polysaccharide biosynthesis/export family protein, with protein sequence MNRLKPLGLVAVLFGISLLAGCFPSNAEDIRAFVKPYEVDVTAENYVFQPPDEVEIHCADVPQIDMQRQRIRPDGKISFEAFGEIEVAGKTPREVALILEQKVAELYALPGDYPIDVRVGAYASKLYYVVGQVSRPGPRTYTGRDTLVTAVIDAYPTPMAWERRIQVIRPSALEDQKAMIFEVDFIKLVKHGDTTKDVLLEEGDIVFVPPTILASIGLLIEEFISPVARAFYGWYLVQNPPTDAGGYRPSGGGRY encoded by the coding sequence GTGAATCGATTGAAACCACTTGGGCTCGTAGCTGTCTTGTTCGGCATCAGTCTGCTCGCAGGGTGCTTTCCCTCGAACGCCGAGGACATCCGCGCCTTCGTCAAACCCTACGAAGTCGACGTGACCGCGGAGAACTACGTGTTCCAGCCGCCGGATGAAGTCGAGATCCACTGTGCCGACGTGCCCCAGATCGACATGCAGCGCCAACGAATTCGGCCGGACGGCAAGATCAGCTTCGAGGCGTTCGGCGAGATCGAAGTGGCGGGCAAGACCCCGCGTGAGGTCGCGCTCATCCTCGAGCAGAAGGTCGCAGAGCTTTACGCGCTGCCCGGCGACTACCCCATCGACGTGCGGGTCGGCGCCTATGCCAGCAAACTCTACTACGTCGTCGGACAGGTGTCGCGGCCCGGTCCGCGCACCTACACCGGTCGCGACACGCTTGTGACCGCCGTGATCGACGCCTACCCGACCCCAATGGCCTGGGAGAGGCGCATCCAGGTCATTCGTCCCTCTGCACTCGAAGACCAGAAGGCGATGATTTTCGAGGTCGATTTCATCAAGCTCGTCAAGCACGGTGACACGACCAAGGACGTGCTTCTGGAAGAGGGCGACATCGTCTTCGTGCCGCCGACGATTCTGGCGTCGATCGGCCTGCTGATCGAAGAGTTCATCAGCCCGGTTGCGAGGGCGTTTTACGGGTGGTATCTCGTTCAGAACCCGCCGACCGACGCGGGCGGCTACAGACCATCGGGCGGTGGCCGGTATTGA
- a CDS encoding tetratricopeptide repeat protein, with protein sequence MAQRYFNWTLAIVLVVGVVVLAAAALALHKWQRSARAEESLPLGEQAFAIGDWEEAARQIGRYLVINGDDVERLLMYGEAQLRVRPSTRSSVEHAIAAYSSVLRLDSGHAEAAKRLIEIYLGRSPAERPLARSLGEAEFKARQFLESHDDPTVRRLLALALAPQNSQEARRTLTELIADHPDHIPAYEIMGLLAAEHPEDVSKPPNYWFEEAVGRNPQSPLAYILRGAFFRRSGDRPNAMSDFEHAAGMDLSDKAVHLRLIAELTSIGTYDQAREQIEALRAKDPTEMDLWRYWAVVAIQTGSKEEMETVARDGLKELVTYPWDFMPWAAELFIRAEHFDEAAACIQQMQSKDVQPARTAFLQGFLAHQKGQLQEAATFWRNAVALGYQSRQDVTWRGRFPLVRMSLAFVLRQMGDLPSAIEHLRLLASDMPNYPQVNLALAQVLAQVEDWPGVLEQARQVQRLIPGQTEAVVLELQARMRMLAGQDDSPATRNAWQDIETRLAELNDADDQLGQIKLLEAQAALFQGRRAEAAVMLDQLQSDPVSGLSAALLRAQLHAQEGDAPEAVSLLRQTMEKFPQNAEPVRQLALLLNRQGDHEACEKTLRDAWSAMDSPVRRQLGMLLAELYASWGQEDRHYEWLVELTQQFPDDIESRRRLLAIPRVVEDPVRSQAIVDQIKEIEGENGRQWRVEQARIWILSEDFARQYTQIVRLLQENLLASPEDRPSHLLLAAAYEKAGEVQRALTMYREAMQRWPDDVRIITRMIQTLYQAGRDEEAMQMLERIQARDLHDPEIRRLELQGHLRRGASAADSETRRDALDSASEILRELVRQDPNDTQAGLRLVSTLAAQDKYEEAQAVLDVVKARDPESDSVVVAQVQLYSERGDVEAALRLCNETISRRDDLFGRMLRGTTYAAFERYDEARADFDRMVALEPEKVEVWMTRSDFLRRIGRLGEAVSDIEKALQLAPNSLPVQRQALSLFLQSGDPTLVQRGEALLEEVLVSHPGDVDLKLSKARLLLRRETAPAAEQARSLLREITEERPKLAEAWELLCVLELREDQVGRAMDVALQGLAQNPDSRRLLLLKARAEARRSPMLAVPTLRGLFDRDPNDIDVASQLAFAYVRSDRPQEAVQLLRKHLAAQKGPARKQSEITLATVLYQIGDVDEAAAIFTRLAQAEPDDASLALIWARTLASEQRWAEAKAVVADWRARHPNDIAVSSTFARDLVAGRDKQGLQIAEEFLRSDLQSHPQSVGLLHLLANVTSATDRVEEAVALNRKIIEIDPNDVFAVNNLAWLLCEEQGQYARALELANRGLTLRPEYIDLIDTRGVIHYRMGNFEKALEDLTRCVELYPINASALASTHFHLARVYAEMGRRADATRHVQQALTLHRQSEQSTDPGQRKSVLSEGDLDDARRLLDQLQKGVG encoded by the coding sequence ATGGCACAGCGATACTTCAACTGGACGCTGGCAATCGTCTTGGTGGTGGGCGTGGTGGTTCTGGCCGCGGCGGCTCTGGCTCTGCACAAATGGCAGCGCAGTGCCCGTGCGGAGGAATCGCTTCCGCTGGGCGAGCAGGCCTTCGCGATAGGCGATTGGGAAGAGGCCGCCCGGCAGATCGGGCGCTATCTGGTCATCAACGGCGACGACGTCGAGCGGCTGCTGATGTACGGAGAGGCCCAACTGAGAGTCAGGCCGAGCACGCGCAGCAGTGTGGAGCACGCGATCGCAGCCTATTCGTCGGTGCTTCGACTCGACAGCGGCCACGCGGAGGCGGCCAAGCGGCTGATTGAGATCTACCTGGGCCGCAGCCCGGCCGAGCGTCCTCTGGCGCGCAGTCTGGGAGAGGCGGAGTTCAAGGCCAGGCAGTTTCTGGAAAGCCACGACGATCCGACCGTGCGGCGGCTTCTGGCTCTGGCACTGGCGCCGCAGAACAGTCAGGAGGCCCGACGGACGCTCACCGAGCTGATCGCCGACCATCCCGACCACATTCCGGCGTACGAAATCATGGGGCTGCTGGCGGCAGAGCACCCCGAGGACGTCAGCAAACCGCCGAACTACTGGTTCGAGGAGGCCGTAGGTCGCAACCCCCAATCCCCCTTGGCCTACATCCTGCGCGGCGCGTTCTTCCGCCGCAGCGGCGATCGTCCCAATGCCATGTCCGATTTCGAGCATGCGGCCGGCATGGACCTGTCCGACAAAGCGGTCCACCTGCGACTGATTGCCGAGCTGACGTCGATCGGTACGTATGACCAGGCCCGCGAGCAGATCGAAGCGCTGCGGGCGAAGGACCCGACGGAGATGGACCTCTGGCGCTACTGGGCCGTCGTGGCGATTCAGACCGGTTCCAAGGAGGAGATGGAAACCGTTGCCCGAGACGGCCTGAAGGAGCTGGTTACCTACCCGTGGGATTTCATGCCCTGGGCCGCCGAACTGTTCATTCGAGCCGAACACTTCGACGAGGCGGCCGCCTGCATTCAGCAGATGCAGTCGAAAGACGTGCAGCCGGCCAGGACCGCGTTCCTGCAAGGCTTTCTCGCCCACCAGAAGGGGCAGTTGCAGGAGGCGGCGACCTTCTGGAGAAATGCCGTCGCGCTCGGTTATCAGTCCCGGCAGGACGTGACGTGGCGGGGCCGCTTCCCCCTCGTGCGGATGTCTCTGGCGTTCGTGCTTCGGCAGATGGGAGATCTCCCGTCTGCGATCGAGCACCTTCGCCTTCTGGCCTCCGACATGCCCAACTACCCGCAGGTCAATCTGGCTCTGGCGCAGGTCCTGGCGCAGGTCGAGGACTGGCCTGGGGTGTTGGAGCAGGCTCGTCAGGTCCAGCGGCTGATTCCCGGCCAGACCGAGGCAGTGGTGCTGGAACTCCAGGCCCGCATGCGCATGCTGGCCGGCCAGGACGACTCGCCCGCCACGCGGAACGCATGGCAGGACATCGAGACGAGGCTCGCCGAACTGAACGATGCTGACGACCAACTCGGGCAGATCAAGCTGCTGGAGGCCCAGGCCGCATTGTTCCAGGGACGGCGCGCCGAGGCAGCGGTCATGCTCGATCAGCTCCAGAGCGACCCGGTCAGTGGGCTCAGCGCCGCACTGCTGCGGGCCCAGTTGCACGCCCAGGAAGGCGACGCGCCCGAGGCCGTCTCGCTGTTACGGCAGACGATGGAGAAGTTCCCGCAGAATGCCGAGCCCGTAAGGCAACTGGCCCTGCTGCTGAACCGCCAAGGAGACCACGAGGCGTGCGAGAAGACCCTGAGAGACGCATGGTCGGCGATGGACAGCCCCGTCCGGCGACAGCTCGGTATGCTTCTGGCCGAGTTGTACGCCTCCTGGGGTCAAGAGGATCGGCACTACGAATGGCTGGTCGAACTGACGCAGCAGTTCCCTGACGATATCGAATCGAGGCGTCGTCTTCTGGCGATTCCGCGCGTGGTGGAAGACCCCGTCCGGTCGCAGGCGATCGTCGATCAGATCAAGGAGATCGAAGGCGAGAACGGCCGGCAATGGCGAGTGGAGCAGGCGCGGATCTGGATTCTCTCCGAGGATTTCGCCCGTCAGTACACGCAGATCGTTCGGCTGCTCCAGGAGAACCTTCTGGCCAGCCCGGAGGATCGACCCAGTCATCTGCTTCTGGCGGCGGCCTATGAGAAGGCCGGAGAAGTGCAGCGGGCCCTGACGATGTATCGAGAGGCGATGCAGCGCTGGCCCGACGACGTGCGAATTATCACGCGGATGATTCAGACCCTCTATCAGGCGGGCCGGGATGAGGAGGCGATGCAGATGCTTGAGCGGATCCAGGCGCGCGATCTCCATGACCCGGAGATCCGCAGGCTGGAGCTGCAGGGCCATCTGCGACGTGGCGCTTCGGCCGCTGATTCGGAGACGCGGCGGGACGCGTTGGACTCGGCCTCGGAGATTCTCAGGGAACTGGTTCGCCAGGACCCGAACGATACACAGGCCGGTCTGCGACTCGTGTCCACCCTGGCGGCGCAGGACAAGTATGAGGAGGCGCAGGCCGTTCTCGACGTGGTCAAGGCGCGAGACCCGGAGTCGGACTCGGTGGTGGTTGCGCAGGTGCAACTCTACAGCGAACGCGGTGACGTCGAAGCGGCGCTGCGGCTCTGCAACGAGACGATCTCCCGCCGGGATGACCTGTTTGGCCGAATGCTCCGTGGTACGACCTACGCCGCGTTCGAGCGGTATGACGAGGCGCGGGCCGACTTCGACCGAATGGTGGCCCTGGAGCCGGAGAAGGTGGAAGTCTGGATGACGCGATCCGATTTCCTCCGCCGCATCGGACGCCTGGGCGAGGCGGTCTCGGATATTGAGAAGGCCTTGCAGTTGGCGCCCAACAGTCTGCCGGTCCAGCGGCAGGCTTTGTCTCTGTTCCTGCAGTCGGGGGATCCGACGCTCGTTCAACGGGGCGAGGCCCTGCTCGAAGAGGTGCTCGTATCCCATCCGGGCGACGTCGATCTGAAGCTGTCCAAGGCGCGATTGCTGTTGCGGCGCGAAACGGCGCCGGCTGCCGAACAGGCGCGGAGCCTGCTGCGGGAGATCACCGAGGAACGGCCCAAGCTGGCGGAGGCGTGGGAGCTGCTCTGCGTGTTGGAACTGCGGGAGGACCAGGTGGGCAGGGCCATGGACGTGGCCCTTCAGGGCCTGGCCCAGAATCCCGACAGCAGGCGGCTGTTGTTGCTCAAGGCCCGGGCCGAGGCACGCCGGTCTCCGATGCTGGCGGTGCCGACCCTCCGGGGGCTGTTCGATCGGGACCCCAACGACATCGACGTGGCGTCTCAACTGGCCTTCGCGTACGTTCGTTCGGATCGGCCTCAGGAGGCCGTCCAGCTTCTCCGCAAGCATCTGGCCGCACAGAAGGGACCGGCGCGGAAGCAGAGCGAAATCACCTTGGCGACCGTCCTGTACCAGATCGGCGACGTCGATGAAGCCGCTGCGATCTTCACACGCCTCGCCCAGGCCGAGCCCGACGACGCCTCGCTCGCGTTGATCTGGGCCAGGACCCTGGCGTCGGAGCAGCGATGGGCCGAGGCGAAGGCCGTCGTGGCCGACTGGCGCGCCAGGCACCCGAACGATATCGCCGTGTCGTCGACCTTCGCACGCGACCTGGTCGCCGGTCGCGACAAGCAGGGGCTCCAAATCGCCGAGGAATTCCTGCGCTCGGATCTCCAAAGCCACCCACAGTCCGTTGGACTGCTGCACCTGCTGGCCAACGTGACGTCCGCAACCGACCGGGTCGAAGAGGCCGTGGCGTTGAACCGCAAGATCATCGAGATCGACCCGAACGACGTATTCGCCGTCAACAACCTGGCGTGGCTGCTTTGTGAGGAGCAGGGCCAGTACGCCAGGGCGCTCGAGCTGGCGAACCGGGGGCTGACGTTGCGGCCTGAGTACATCGACCTGATTGACACGCGCGGGGTGATTCACTATCGGATGGGGAATTTCGAGAAAGCCCTCGAGGACCTGACCCGCTGTGTCGAGCTGTATCCGATCAACGCCTCGGCGCTTGCCTCGACGCATTTTCACCTTGCCAGGGTCTACGCGGAAATGGGACGCAGGGCCGATGCCACCCGACACGTCCAGCAGGCGTTGACGTTGCATCGTCAGAGCGAGCAGTCGACCGACCCTGGGCAGAGGAAGAGCGTGCTGTCGGAGGGCGACCTGGACGATGCCCGGCGTCTGCTCGATCAATTGCAGAAAGGCGTTGGATAG
- a CDS encoding PEP-CTERM sorting domain-containing protein (PEP-CTERM proteins occur, often in large numbers, in the proteomes of bacteria that also encode an exosortase, a predicted intramembrane cysteine proteinase. The presence of a PEP-CTERM domain at a protein's C-terminus predicts cleavage within the sorting domain, followed by covalent anchoring to some some component of the (usually Gram-negative) cell surface. Many PEP-CTERM proteins exhibit an unusual sequence composition that includes large numbers of potential glycosylation sites. Expression of one such protein has been shown restore the ability of a bacterium to form floc, a type of biofilm.), whose translation MRVSFMAAAAACAVVLCGAVYADTVTVSQTVDYLDNENFAAPGVILDHWPHHRGMTQDWGWTHELTAPAGANGILSATLTIPAWDVDAGMQNVIYVNNVRIGTLNTTGDWSWGTTSFTLPTSVLNDLWNNGSLSVYMDIDATYQGNRVTLGSSTLSAVYNLGEPIPEPATVGLLGLGALLALRRRRPRTH comes from the coding sequence ATGAGAGTTTCATTCATGGCAGCGGCGGCCGCCTGCGCAGTGGTTCTCTGCGGCGCGGTCTACGCCGACACCGTCACCGTCAGTCAGACCGTCGATTATCTCGACAATGAGAACTTCGCCGCTCCGGGCGTGATCCTGGATCATTGGCCGCACCATCGAGGCATGACGCAGGACTGGGGCTGGACGCACGAGCTGACCGCGCCGGCCGGCGCCAACGGGATTCTCTCGGCGACCTTGACGATTCCTGCATGGGACGTCGATGCCGGAATGCAGAACGTGATCTACGTCAACAACGTTCGCATCGGTACGCTCAATACGACCGGCGACTGGTCGTGGGGAACCACGTCCTTCACGCTGCCGACCTCGGTCCTGAACGACCTGTGGAACAACGGCAGCCTGTCCGTCTACATGGACATCGACGCCACGTACCAGGGAAACCGTGTCACCCTCGGCTCTTCGACCCTGTCGGCGGTCTACAACCTCGGGGAGCCCATTCCCGAGCCGGCTACGGTCGGCCTGCTCGGCCTGGGGGCCCTGTTGGCGTTGCGACGTCGTCGTCCTCGGACGCACTGA
- a CDS encoding adenosylcobalamin-dependent ribonucleoside-diphosphate reductase, with translation MGDPGALGGVRKRDGRVVAFDAGRIRDAIRRASFEVLADEKQAADVAAEATRGVVDHLTRRYGEGVADIESIQDVVETVLMSEGHSRIAKAYILYRERRSQVRLAKAAFGSRDDLKLSINAVEVLKRRYLLKNEARRVVETPSELFGRVARHVAQAEADYGSPAAVEEAQRRFYEMMRSLEFLPNSPTLMNAGTRLGQLSACFVIPVDDSIEGIFKALGEMARIHQTGGGTGFAFSRLRPRGDVVASTQGHASGPISFLSIFDKATEIIVQGGKRRGANMGILRCDHPDVVEFIEAKGRRGVLTNFNLSVGITDKFMRAVVNGRDFALVNPRTGRPSGRIKAGALFDMMVNAAWRTGDPGLVFLDHINRHNPTPQQGAIEATNPCGEVPLLPFESCILGSINLARMVAEGRPRRAAATVDWDKLRDRVHWGVRFLDDVIDVNRYPLESIADVTRRNRKIGLGVMGFADMLIRLGIAYDSPQAVTFARRLMRFIHTESLNASAQLARDRGAFPAFRRSIHAQGGRRLRNATVNTIAPTGTISIIAGCSSGIEPLFAVSFVRHVLSGTRLFEVNPWFERIARERGFYSRQMLADVAASGSLTNVKGIPPDVKRLFVTTFDVPARQHLEIQAAFQKHTDNAVSKTINLPADATVDGVREIYLAAHRLRCKGITIYRYGSKSEQVLSMGEPNAYGQGPSDDLVSVEDDYSGGCISGLCDF, from the coding sequence ATGGGCGATCCTGGTGCTTTGGGAGGTGTGAGGAAACGCGACGGTCGCGTCGTGGCGTTCGACGCCGGGAGAATCCGGGACGCGATCCGACGCGCGTCGTTCGAGGTCCTCGCCGATGAGAAACAGGCCGCCGACGTCGCGGCCGAGGCGACGCGGGGGGTCGTCGATCATCTGACGCGGCGCTACGGCGAGGGCGTCGCCGATATCGAGAGCATTCAGGACGTTGTGGAGACGGTCCTGATGAGCGAGGGCCACAGCCGTATTGCCAAGGCGTATATCCTGTATCGGGAACGCCGGTCGCAGGTCCGTCTGGCCAAGGCCGCCTTCGGTTCGAGAGACGATCTCAAGCTCTCGATCAACGCCGTCGAAGTGCTCAAGAGGCGGTACCTGCTCAAGAACGAGGCCCGGCGCGTGGTCGAGACGCCGAGCGAGCTGTTCGGCAGGGTGGCGCGCCACGTGGCCCAGGCGGAGGCGGACTACGGATCGCCGGCGGCCGTCGAGGAGGCGCAGCGGCGATTCTACGAGATGATGCGAAGCCTGGAGTTCCTTCCCAATTCGCCGACCTTGATGAACGCCGGCACGCGTCTGGGCCAGCTCTCGGCCTGCTTCGTCATCCCGGTCGATGACTCGATCGAAGGCATCTTCAAGGCGCTCGGGGAGATGGCCCGCATCCACCAGACCGGGGGCGGCACGGGGTTCGCCTTCTCTCGGCTTCGTCCGCGCGGCGACGTGGTCGCCTCGACGCAGGGCCACGCCTCCGGCCCGATCTCCTTCCTGAGCATTTTCGACAAGGCCACGGAGATCATCGTTCAGGGCGGCAAGCGGCGGGGGGCCAACATGGGCATTCTGCGCTGCGATCATCCGGACGTCGTCGAATTCATCGAGGCGAAGGGCCGCCGCGGCGTTCTGACGAATTTCAATCTCTCCGTGGGGATTACCGACAAGTTCATGCGGGCGGTGGTGAACGGCCGGGACTTTGCGCTGGTCAACCCGCGGACCGGCAGACCCTCGGGACGGATCAAGGCGGGCGCCCTGTTCGATATGATGGTCAACGCCGCCTGGCGGACGGGCGACCCGGGGCTGGTCTTCCTTGACCACATCAACCGGCACAACCCCACGCCGCAGCAGGGGGCCATCGAGGCGACCAACCCGTGCGGCGAAGTGCCCCTGTTGCCGTTCGAGAGCTGCATCCTTGGCTCGATCAATCTGGCCCGAATGGTGGCCGAAGGCCGCCCCAGGCGGGCCGCCGCAACGGTGGACTGGGACAAACTTCGCGACCGGGTCCACTGGGGCGTGCGGTTTCTCGACGACGTGATCGACGTCAATCGTTATCCGCTCGAATCCATCGCCGACGTGACCAGGCGCAACCGAAAGATCGGCCTGGGAGTGATGGGGTTTGCGGATATGCTGATCCGCCTGGGCATCGCCTACGATTCACCGCAGGCCGTGACGTTCGCACGCAGGCTCATGCGGTTCATTCACACCGAGTCGCTCAACGCCTCGGCGCAACTGGCTCGCGACAGGGGAGCGTTCCCTGCGTTCCGGCGATCGATCCACGCCCAAGGCGGCCGCCGGCTTCGCAACGCCACGGTCAATACGATTGCCCCGACCGGGACGATCAGCATCATCGCCGGCTGCTCGAGCGGGATCGAGCCGCTGTTCGCCGTCAGTTTCGTTCGCCACGTCCTATCCGGGACGCGGCTCTTCGAGGTCAACCCGTGGTTCGAGAGGATCGCTCGCGAGCGAGGCTTCTACAGCCGCCAGATGCTGGCCGACGTGGCGGCGAGCGGATCGTTGACGAACGTCAAAGGCATCCCGCCGGATGTGAAACGACTGTTCGTCACGACGTTCGACGTGCCGGCCAGGCAGCACCTGGAGATCCAGGCCGCGTTTCAGAAGCACACCGACAACGCCGTCTCGAAGACGATCAACCTGCCGGCCGATGCGACGGTGGACGGGGTCCGCGAGATCTATCTGGCGGCCCACCGGCTCCGGTGCAAGGGCATCACGATCTACCGCTACGGCTCCAAGAGCGAGCAGGTGCTCTCGATGGGCGAGCCCAACGCCTATGGGCAGGGCCCGTCCGACGACCTGGTGTCGGTGGAGGACGACTACTCCGGCGGCTGCATCTCGGGCCTCTGTGATTTCTGA